From Parus major isolate Abel chromosome 1A, Parus_major1.1, whole genome shotgun sequence, the proteins below share one genomic window:
- the CBLL1 gene encoding E3 ubiquitin-protein ligase Hakai isoform X1 yields MDHNDNDLQGTNSSGSLGGLDVRRRIPIKLISKQTNKTKPAPRTPRNMNRMPSKTQAGDEEEFDYNKEERYECKGGEMFGNQRRFPGPIFWDYKINLLGEKDDTPVHFCDKCGLPIKMYGRMIPCKHVFCYDCAILHEKKGDKMCPGCNEPVQRIEQCVRGSLFMCSIVQGCKRTYLSQRDLQAHINHRHMRAGKPVTRPPIEPVHPPIAPPPAEIPERFIMPPEKHHMSHIPPKQHIMMPPPPLQHVPHEHYNQPHEDIRAPPAEMAMAPPPPRPVSQDTFRISTRKHSNLITVPIQDDSNSGAREPPPPAPAPAHHHPEYQGQPVVSHPHHIMPPQQHYAPPPPPPPPISHPLQHPPQAAGTPHMVYSQAPPPPMTSAPPPITPPPGHIIAQMPPYMNHPPPGPPPPQHGGPPVNVNAPPPHHYNPNSLPQFSEDQGTLSPPFTQPGGMSPGIWPAPRGPPPPPRMQGPPAQAPLPGPHHPDQARYRPYYQ; encoded by the exons ATGGACCACAATG aCAATGATTTGCAAGGAACAAATAGTTCAGGATCATTGGGTGGTCTTGATGTCCGTAGAAGAATCCCTATAAAGCTTATTTCAAAACAGACCAATAAAACCAAACCTGCACCTCGAACTCCAAGAAATATGAACAGGATGCCTTCGAAGACACAAGCTGGTGATGAAG AAGAATTTGATTATAACAAAGAGGAGCGATACGAATGTAAAGGAGGTGAAATGTTTGGCAATCAAAGGCGATTTCCTGGACCCATTTTTTGGGATTATAAG ATAAACTTGCTGGGGGAAAAGGATGATACACCAGTCCATTTCTGTGATAAGTGTGGATTGCCCATCAAAATGTATGGACGCATG ataCCTTGCAAGCATGTTTTCTGCTATGACTGTGCTATACTACATGAGAAAAAGGGAGATAAGATGTGTCCAGG cTGTAACGAACCTGTGCAGCGAATTGAGCAGTGTGTACGAGGGTCTCTCTTCATGTGTAGCATTGTTCAAGGATGCAAGAGAACTTACCTGTCACAGAGGGACTTACAAGCCCACATCAACCACCGTCACATGAGAGCTGGGAAGCCTGTTACTCGTCCTCCCATCGAACCCGTGCATCCTCCTATTGCCCCACCACCGGCCGAAATTCCCGAGCGTTTCATAATGCCCCCTGAGAAACATCACATGAGCCACATTCCACCAAAGCAGCACATCATGATGCCACCGCCCCCCTTGCAGCATGTCCCACATGAGCACTATAACCAGCCCCACGAAGACATCCGTGCTCCTCCGGCAGAGATGGCCAtggctccaccacctccccgCCCGGTCAGTCAGGACACCTTCCGCATCTCAACAAGGAAACACAGCAACTTAATAACTGTCCCCATTCAGGATGACTCCAATTCAGGTGCTCGAGAACCGCCTCCACCAGCGCCCGCACCTGCTCACCATCATCCTGAGTACCAGGGTCAGCCAGTGGTGTCACACCCTCATCACATTatgcctccccagcagcactaTGCACCGCCCCCGCCGCCACCTCCGCCCATCAGCCACCCGCTGCAGCACCCTCCGCAGGCGGCAGGCACCCCTCACATGGTGTACAGCCAGGCTCCGCCACCTCCAATGACCTCCGCCCCGCCGCCCATAACCCCGCCGCCCGGACACATCATTGCCCAGATGCCACCCTACATGAACCATCCTCCTCCGGGACCTCCCCCTCCTCAGCATGGAGGCCCACCTGTAAATGTAAATGCACCCCCTCCCCATCACTATAATCCCAACTCTTTGCCACAGTTCAGTGAAGATCAAGGAACTCTTAGTCCCCCTTTCACACAGCCTGGGGGAATGAGTCCAGGGATATGGCCAGCCCCAAGGGGGCCGCCTCCACCTCCAAGGATGCAAGGGCCTCCTGCTCAGGCCCCACTTCCTGGACCACATCACCCTGATCAAGCCAGATACAGACCCTATTACCAATGA
- the CBLL1 gene encoding E3 ubiquitin-protein ligase Hakai isoform X2 produces MDHNDNDLQGTNSSGSLGGLDVRRRIPIKLISKQTNKTKPAPRTPRNMNRMPSKTQAGDEEFDYNKEERYECKGGEMFGNQRRFPGPIFWDYKINLLGEKDDTPVHFCDKCGLPIKMYGRMIPCKHVFCYDCAILHEKKGDKMCPGCNEPVQRIEQCVRGSLFMCSIVQGCKRTYLSQRDLQAHINHRHMRAGKPVTRPPIEPVHPPIAPPPAEIPERFIMPPEKHHMSHIPPKQHIMMPPPPLQHVPHEHYNQPHEDIRAPPAEMAMAPPPPRPVSQDTFRISTRKHSNLITVPIQDDSNSGAREPPPPAPAPAHHHPEYQGQPVVSHPHHIMPPQQHYAPPPPPPPPISHPLQHPPQAAGTPHMVYSQAPPPPMTSAPPPITPPPGHIIAQMPPYMNHPPPGPPPPQHGGPPVNVNAPPPHHYNPNSLPQFSEDQGTLSPPFTQPGGMSPGIWPAPRGPPPPPRMQGPPAQAPLPGPHHPDQARYRPYYQ; encoded by the exons ATGGACCACAATG aCAATGATTTGCAAGGAACAAATAGTTCAGGATCATTGGGTGGTCTTGATGTCCGTAGAAGAATCCCTATAAAGCTTATTTCAAAACAGACCAATAAAACCAAACCTGCACCTCGAACTCCAAGAAATATGAACAGGATGCCTTCGAAGACACAAGCTGGTGATGAAG AATTTGATTATAACAAAGAGGAGCGATACGAATGTAAAGGAGGTGAAATGTTTGGCAATCAAAGGCGATTTCCTGGACCCATTTTTTGGGATTATAAG ATAAACTTGCTGGGGGAAAAGGATGATACACCAGTCCATTTCTGTGATAAGTGTGGATTGCCCATCAAAATGTATGGACGCATG ataCCTTGCAAGCATGTTTTCTGCTATGACTGTGCTATACTACATGAGAAAAAGGGAGATAAGATGTGTCCAGG cTGTAACGAACCTGTGCAGCGAATTGAGCAGTGTGTACGAGGGTCTCTCTTCATGTGTAGCATTGTTCAAGGATGCAAGAGAACTTACCTGTCACAGAGGGACTTACAAGCCCACATCAACCACCGTCACATGAGAGCTGGGAAGCCTGTTACTCGTCCTCCCATCGAACCCGTGCATCCTCCTATTGCCCCACCACCGGCCGAAATTCCCGAGCGTTTCATAATGCCCCCTGAGAAACATCACATGAGCCACATTCCACCAAAGCAGCACATCATGATGCCACCGCCCCCCTTGCAGCATGTCCCACATGAGCACTATAACCAGCCCCACGAAGACATCCGTGCTCCTCCGGCAGAGATGGCCAtggctccaccacctccccgCCCGGTCAGTCAGGACACCTTCCGCATCTCAACAAGGAAACACAGCAACTTAATAACTGTCCCCATTCAGGATGACTCCAATTCAGGTGCTCGAGAACCGCCTCCACCAGCGCCCGCACCTGCTCACCATCATCCTGAGTACCAGGGTCAGCCAGTGGTGTCACACCCTCATCACATTatgcctccccagcagcactaTGCACCGCCCCCGCCGCCACCTCCGCCCATCAGCCACCCGCTGCAGCACCCTCCGCAGGCGGCAGGCACCCCTCACATGGTGTACAGCCAGGCTCCGCCACCTCCAATGACCTCCGCCCCGCCGCCCATAACCCCGCCGCCCGGACACATCATTGCCCAGATGCCACCCTACATGAACCATCCTCCTCCGGGACCTCCCCCTCCTCAGCATGGAGGCCCACCTGTAAATGTAAATGCACCCCCTCCCCATCACTATAATCCCAACTCTTTGCCACAGTTCAGTGAAGATCAAGGAACTCTTAGTCCCCCTTTCACACAGCCTGGGGGAATGAGTCCAGGGATATGGCCAGCCCCAAGGGGGCCGCCTCCACCTCCAAGGATGCAAGGGCCTCCTGCTCAGGCCCCACTTCCTGGACCACATCACCCTGATCAAGCCAGATACAGACCCTATTACCAATGA